One window from the genome of Solea solea chromosome 13, fSolSol10.1, whole genome shotgun sequence encodes:
- the tcea3 gene encoding transcription elongation factor A protein 3 isoform X3 yields MTREEDLIRIAKKLDKMVSRNNTEGAMDLLKELRGFNMTLKLLQETRIGMSVNGIRKHCTDEEVIALAKVLIKDWKRLLDSGCSEKSTEMKNGVDSSATAVSPNSSPSKTQSSHRRLDVKLKNDSNLDKKHLDKKTKEKHSDEHKNKKRHEDELRDVKHLEEPQESNKEKHLEESKKQKSVEDQHLETDNKKQKHVPDLQGEKYKTEPRKQRPLETPKKPRHLEEHQKGKYHEEHKKHRSDAKKDKLREDGRHERPANTPQQERLQSEPQREKPTDIHKTVFQRRGVLDGSILYPTRIPSPPRPARPPLLIKRPSLDVKIERKDGKDSSSRHTRPHASQPASPLAKQRPLLEAKNERKVPPDPNAPIAPLPLHLHPPPPRKEPPDPNAPLPPLPLHLHPPPPPKRPSLEGKKDRERSASDEWCKSEITALTRKESLDSKPPSQKKQTSDHVKRDRKDSSDSKVSNKTSDEVKRERKDSSDGKQPPPKRPSLDVKKEKHRKDSCDSKPGQPVKRPSSDSKADRRDSTDAKKSCPLPAKKLTSERRDSHSSKTPQPGPPQRKPSTDSVERKGKLEAPKTPTTPTSPMSPGFSSPGGPLSPHLATGDTVRDKCIEMLTAALRTDNDYKIFGANCDGMAAEIEDHIYQEIKATDLKYKNRVRSRISNLKDPKNPGLRKNVLAGNIDLSRIAAMSAEEMASDELKQLRNALTLEAIREHQMAKTGGTSTDLLQCGKCKKRNCTYNQVQTRSADEPMTTFVLCNECGNRWKFC; encoded by the exons ATGACGCGAGAGGAAGATCTCATCCGGATCGCAAAGAAACTGGACAAGATGGTGTCTAGGAATAACACG gAGGGCGCCATGGACCTGCTGAAAGAACTCAGAGGTTTCAACATGACCCTCAAACTTCTTCAG GAAACGAGGATAGGCATGTCCGTGAACGGGATCAGGAAGCACTGCACAGACGAGGAAGTCATTGCCTTGGCAAAGGTCCTTATCAAAGACTGGAAAAGACTCCTGG ACTCTGGCTGCTCTGAGAAATCAACTGAAATGAAGAATGGAGTGGACTCCAGCGCAACTGCAGTGTCTCCAAACAGCTCACCCTCCAAGACACAGAGTAG TCACAGGAGACTGGATGTCAAACTCAAGAATGACtcaaatcttgacaaaaaacacttggataaaaagacaaaagagaaacatAGCGATGAGCACAAGAACAAAAAGAGACACGAGGATGAACTCAGGGATGTAAAGCACTTGGAGGAGCCACAAGAAAGCAATAAAGAAAAGCATTTAGAAGAATCCAAGAAACAAAAATCCGTGGAGGATCAACACCTGGAGACAGACAACAAGAAACAGAAGCATGTTCCAGACCTGCAGGGTGAAAAATACAAGACAGAACCAAGGAAACAAAGACCATTAGAGACACCAAAAAAGCCGAGACACCTTGAAGAACATCAAAAGGGGAAGTACCACGAGGAGCACAAGAAGCACCGCAGTGACGCAAAGAAGGACAAGCTGAGGGAAGACGGCAGACATGAGAGGCCGGCGAATACACCGCAGCAAGAGAGACTGCAGAGTGAACCGCAGAGAGAGAAACCCACTGATATTCACAAGACAGTATTTCAAAG GAGAGGAGTCTTAGATGGCAGCATTCTGTATCCCACTCGGATCCCCTCTCCTCCCCGACCTGCTCGACCTCCTCTCCTGATCAAACGTCCCTCTTTGGATGTGAAAATAGAAAG GAAGGACGGTAAAGACTCTTCCTCCCGACATACGCGTCCTCACGCCTCTCAACCTGCCTCTCCTCTGGCAAAGCAACGACCTCTACTCGAGGCAAAGAATGAGAG GAAAGTTCCCCCGGACCCAAACGCTCCGATAGCTCCGCTCCCTCTTCACCTTCATCCACCTCCACCAAG AAAAGAGCCTCCCGACCCCaatgctcctcttcctccgctCCCTCTTCACCTTCACCCACCACCTCCTCCGAAGCGTCCCTCTCTAGAGGGGaaaaaggacagagagaggtcTGCATCAGATGAGTGGTGCAAGTCTGAAATCACTGCCTTGAC CAGGAAGGAGTCGCTGGACTCGAAACCTCCGTCACAGAAGAAACAGACATCGGATCACgtgaagagagacag GAAAGACTCATCGGACAGCAAAGTCTCGAACAAAACCTCAGACGAAGTGAAACGAGAAAG gAAAGATTCCTCTGATGGTAAACAACCACCTCCCAAAAGGCCCAGCTTGGAtgtcaagaaagaaaaacacag GAAGGACTCCTGTGACTCAAAGCCTGGACAACCTGTGAAACGTCCCTCATCTGACTCCAAAGCGGACAG ACGTGACTCCACTGATGCAAAGAAAAGCTGTCCTCTACCAGCAAAGAAGCTAACGAGTGAAAG GAGAGACTCGCACAGCTCCAAGACCCCTCAGCCTGGACCTCCACAGAGGAAGCCCTCAACTGACAGTGTTGAAAG GAAAGGAAAGCTCGAGGCTCCTAAAACTCCCACTACTCCCACCAGCCCCATGTCCCCCGGCTTCAGTTCTCCTGGAGGTCCACTGTCCCCACACCTGGCTACTGGAGACACCGTCAGAGACAAGTGCATTGAGATGCTGACAGCTGCCCTGCGCACGGACA ATGACTACAAAATCTTTGGAGCCAACTGTGACGGCATGGCAGCGGAGATTGAAGATCATATC TACCAGGAGATAAAGGCCACCGATCTGAAGTATAAGAACAGAGTACGCAGCCGCATCAGCAACTTGAAGGACCCGAAGAACCCCGGGCTCCGCAAAAACGTCCTGGCCGGGAACATTGACCTGAGCCGCATCGCTGCCATGTCTGCTGAG GAAATGGCCAGTGACGAGCTGAAACAGCTGAGGAACGCCCTCACCCTGGAGGCCATCAGGGAGCACCAGATGGCCAAAACTGGTGGCACCTCCACTGACTTGCTGCAGTGCGGCAAGTGCAAGAAGAGGAACTGCACCTACAACCAG gtgcAGACACGCAGTGCTGACGAGCCAATGACCACATTTGTCCTGTGTAATGAATGTGGTAACCGCTGGAAG ttctgcTGA
- the tcea3 gene encoding transcription elongation factor A protein 3 isoform X7 — MTREEDLIRIAKKLDKMVSRNNTEGAMDLLKELRGFNMTLKLLQETRIGMSVNGIRKHCTDEEVIALAKVLIKDWKRLLDSGCSEKSTEMKNGVDSSATAVSPNSSPSKTQSSHRRLDVKLKNDSNLDKKHLDKKTKEKHSDEHKNKKRHEDELRDVKHLEEPQESNKEKHLEESKKQKSVEDQHLETDNKKQKHVPDLQGEKYKTEPRKQRPLETPKKPRHLEEHQKGKYHEEHKKHRSDAKKDKLREDGRHERPANTPQQERLQSEPQREKPTDIHKTVFQRKDGKDSSSRHTRPHASQPASPLAKQRPLLEAKNERKVPPDPNAPIAPLPLHLHPPPPRKEPPDPNAPLPPLPLHLHPPPPPKRPSLEGKKDRERSASDEWCKSEITALTRKESLDSKPPSQKKQTSDHVKRDRKDSSDSKVSNKTSDEVKRERKDSSDGKQPPPKRPSLDVKKEKHRKDSCDSKPGQPVKRPSSDSKADRRDSTDAKKSCPLPAKKLTSERRDSHSSKTPQPGPPQRKPSTDSVESRKGKLEAPKTPTTPTSPMSPGFSSPGGPLSPHLATGDTVRDKCIEMLTAALRTDNDYKIFGANCDGMAAEIEDHIYQEIKATDLKYKNRVRSRISNLKDPKNPGLRKNVLAGNIDLSRIAAMSAEEMASDELKQLRNALTLEAIREHQMAKTGGTSTDLLQCGKCKKRNCTYNQVQTRSADEPMTTFVLCNECGNRWKFC; from the exons ATGACGCGAGAGGAAGATCTCATCCGGATCGCAAAGAAACTGGACAAGATGGTGTCTAGGAATAACACG gAGGGCGCCATGGACCTGCTGAAAGAACTCAGAGGTTTCAACATGACCCTCAAACTTCTTCAG GAAACGAGGATAGGCATGTCCGTGAACGGGATCAGGAAGCACTGCACAGACGAGGAAGTCATTGCCTTGGCAAAGGTCCTTATCAAAGACTGGAAAAGACTCCTGG ACTCTGGCTGCTCTGAGAAATCAACTGAAATGAAGAATGGAGTGGACTCCAGCGCAACTGCAGTGTCTCCAAACAGCTCACCCTCCAAGACACAGAGTAG TCACAGGAGACTGGATGTCAAACTCAAGAATGACtcaaatcttgacaaaaaacacttggataaaaagacaaaagagaaacatAGCGATGAGCACAAGAACAAAAAGAGACACGAGGATGAACTCAGGGATGTAAAGCACTTGGAGGAGCCACAAGAAAGCAATAAAGAAAAGCATTTAGAAGAATCCAAGAAACAAAAATCCGTGGAGGATCAACACCTGGAGACAGACAACAAGAAACAGAAGCATGTTCCAGACCTGCAGGGTGAAAAATACAAGACAGAACCAAGGAAACAAAGACCATTAGAGACACCAAAAAAGCCGAGACACCTTGAAGAACATCAAAAGGGGAAGTACCACGAGGAGCACAAGAAGCACCGCAGTGACGCAAAGAAGGACAAGCTGAGGGAAGACGGCAGACATGAGAGGCCGGCGAATACACCGCAGCAAGAGAGACTGCAGAGTGAACCGCAGAGAGAGAAACCCACTGATATTCACAAGACAGTATTTCAAAG GAAGGACGGTAAAGACTCTTCCTCCCGACATACGCGTCCTCACGCCTCTCAACCTGCCTCTCCTCTGGCAAAGCAACGACCTCTACTCGAGGCAAAGAATGAGAG GAAAGTTCCCCCGGACCCAAACGCTCCGATAGCTCCGCTCCCTCTTCACCTTCATCCACCTCCACCAAG AAAAGAGCCTCCCGACCCCaatgctcctcttcctccgctCCCTCTTCACCTTCACCCACCACCTCCTCCGAAGCGTCCCTCTCTAGAGGGGaaaaaggacagagagaggtcTGCATCAGATGAGTGGTGCAAGTCTGAAATCACTGCCTTGAC CAGGAAGGAGTCGCTGGACTCGAAACCTCCGTCACAGAAGAAACAGACATCGGATCACgtgaagagagacag GAAAGACTCATCGGACAGCAAAGTCTCGAACAAAACCTCAGACGAAGTGAAACGAGAAAG gAAAGATTCCTCTGATGGTAAACAACCACCTCCCAAAAGGCCCAGCTTGGAtgtcaagaaagaaaaacacag GAAGGACTCCTGTGACTCAAAGCCTGGACAACCTGTGAAACGTCCCTCATCTGACTCCAAAGCGGACAG ACGTGACTCCACTGATGCAAAGAAAAGCTGTCCTCTACCAGCAAAGAAGCTAACGAGTGAAAG GAGAGACTCGCACAGCTCCAAGACCCCTCAGCCTGGACCTCCACAGAGGAAGCCCTCAACTGACAGTGTTGAAAG CAGGAAAGGAAAGCTCGAGGCTCCTAAAACTCCCACTACTCCCACCAGCCCCATGTCCCCCGGCTTCAGTTCTCCTGGAGGTCCACTGTCCCCACACCTGGCTACTGGAGACACCGTCAGAGACAAGTGCATTGAGATGCTGACAGCTGCCCTGCGCACGGACA ATGACTACAAAATCTTTGGAGCCAACTGTGACGGCATGGCAGCGGAGATTGAAGATCATATC TACCAGGAGATAAAGGCCACCGATCTGAAGTATAAGAACAGAGTACGCAGCCGCATCAGCAACTTGAAGGACCCGAAGAACCCCGGGCTCCGCAAAAACGTCCTGGCCGGGAACATTGACCTGAGCCGCATCGCTGCCATGTCTGCTGAG GAAATGGCCAGTGACGAGCTGAAACAGCTGAGGAACGCCCTCACCCTGGAGGCCATCAGGGAGCACCAGATGGCCAAAACTGGTGGCACCTCCACTGACTTGCTGCAGTGCGGCAAGTGCAAGAAGAGGAACTGCACCTACAACCAG gtgcAGACACGCAGTGCTGACGAGCCAATGACCACATTTGTCCTGTGTAATGAATGTGGTAACCGCTGGAAG ttctgcTGA
- the tcea3 gene encoding transcription elongation factor A protein 3 isoform X1, with translation MTREEDLIRIAKKLDKMVSRNNTEGAMDLLKELRGFNMTLKLLQETRIGMSVNGIRKHCTDEEVIALAKVLIKDWKRLLDSGCSEKSTEMKNGVDSSATAVSPNSSPSKTQSSHRRLDVKLKNDSNLDKKHLDKKTKEKHSDEHKNKKRHEDELRDVKHLEEPQESNKEKHLEESKKQKSVEDQHLETDNKKQKHVPDLQGEKYKTEPRKQRPLETPKKPRHLEEHQKGKYHEEHKKHRSDAKKDKLREDGRHERPANTPQQERLQSEPQREKPTDIHKTVFQRRGVLDGSILYPTRIPSPPRPARPPLLIKRPSLDVKIERKDGKDSSSRHTRPHASQPASPLAKQRPLLEAKNERKVPPDPNAPIAPLPLHLHPPPPRKEPPDPNAPLPPLPLHLHPPPPPKRPSLEGKKDRERSASDEWCKSEITALTRKESLDSKPPSQKKQTSDHVKRDRKDSSDSKVSNKTSDEVKRERKDSSDGKQPPPKRPSLDVKKEKHRKDSCDSKPGQPVKRPSSDSKADRRDSTDAKKSCPLPAKKLTSERRDSHSSKTPQPGPPQRKPSTDSVESRKGKLEAPKTPTTPTSPMSPGFSSPGGPLSPHLATGDTVRDKCIEMLTAALRTDNDYKIFGANCDGMAAEIEDHIYQEIKATDLKYKNRVRSRISNLKDPKNPGLRKNVLAGNIDLSRIAAMSAEEMASDELKQLRNALTLEAIREHQMAKTGGTSTDLLQCGKCKKRNCTYNQVQTRSADEPMTTFVLCNECGNRWKFC, from the exons ATGACGCGAGAGGAAGATCTCATCCGGATCGCAAAGAAACTGGACAAGATGGTGTCTAGGAATAACACG gAGGGCGCCATGGACCTGCTGAAAGAACTCAGAGGTTTCAACATGACCCTCAAACTTCTTCAG GAAACGAGGATAGGCATGTCCGTGAACGGGATCAGGAAGCACTGCACAGACGAGGAAGTCATTGCCTTGGCAAAGGTCCTTATCAAAGACTGGAAAAGACTCCTGG ACTCTGGCTGCTCTGAGAAATCAACTGAAATGAAGAATGGAGTGGACTCCAGCGCAACTGCAGTGTCTCCAAACAGCTCACCCTCCAAGACACAGAGTAG TCACAGGAGACTGGATGTCAAACTCAAGAATGACtcaaatcttgacaaaaaacacttggataaaaagacaaaagagaaacatAGCGATGAGCACAAGAACAAAAAGAGACACGAGGATGAACTCAGGGATGTAAAGCACTTGGAGGAGCCACAAGAAAGCAATAAAGAAAAGCATTTAGAAGAATCCAAGAAACAAAAATCCGTGGAGGATCAACACCTGGAGACAGACAACAAGAAACAGAAGCATGTTCCAGACCTGCAGGGTGAAAAATACAAGACAGAACCAAGGAAACAAAGACCATTAGAGACACCAAAAAAGCCGAGACACCTTGAAGAACATCAAAAGGGGAAGTACCACGAGGAGCACAAGAAGCACCGCAGTGACGCAAAGAAGGACAAGCTGAGGGAAGACGGCAGACATGAGAGGCCGGCGAATACACCGCAGCAAGAGAGACTGCAGAGTGAACCGCAGAGAGAGAAACCCACTGATATTCACAAGACAGTATTTCAAAG GAGAGGAGTCTTAGATGGCAGCATTCTGTATCCCACTCGGATCCCCTCTCCTCCCCGACCTGCTCGACCTCCTCTCCTGATCAAACGTCCCTCTTTGGATGTGAAAATAGAAAG GAAGGACGGTAAAGACTCTTCCTCCCGACATACGCGTCCTCACGCCTCTCAACCTGCCTCTCCTCTGGCAAAGCAACGACCTCTACTCGAGGCAAAGAATGAGAG GAAAGTTCCCCCGGACCCAAACGCTCCGATAGCTCCGCTCCCTCTTCACCTTCATCCACCTCCACCAAG AAAAGAGCCTCCCGACCCCaatgctcctcttcctccgctCCCTCTTCACCTTCACCCACCACCTCCTCCGAAGCGTCCCTCTCTAGAGGGGaaaaaggacagagagaggtcTGCATCAGATGAGTGGTGCAAGTCTGAAATCACTGCCTTGAC CAGGAAGGAGTCGCTGGACTCGAAACCTCCGTCACAGAAGAAACAGACATCGGATCACgtgaagagagacag GAAAGACTCATCGGACAGCAAAGTCTCGAACAAAACCTCAGACGAAGTGAAACGAGAAAG gAAAGATTCCTCTGATGGTAAACAACCACCTCCCAAAAGGCCCAGCTTGGAtgtcaagaaagaaaaacacag GAAGGACTCCTGTGACTCAAAGCCTGGACAACCTGTGAAACGTCCCTCATCTGACTCCAAAGCGGACAG ACGTGACTCCACTGATGCAAAGAAAAGCTGTCCTCTACCAGCAAAGAAGCTAACGAGTGAAAG GAGAGACTCGCACAGCTCCAAGACCCCTCAGCCTGGACCTCCACAGAGGAAGCCCTCAACTGACAGTGTTGAAAG CAGGAAAGGAAAGCTCGAGGCTCCTAAAACTCCCACTACTCCCACCAGCCCCATGTCCCCCGGCTTCAGTTCTCCTGGAGGTCCACTGTCCCCACACCTGGCTACTGGAGACACCGTCAGAGACAAGTGCATTGAGATGCTGACAGCTGCCCTGCGCACGGACA ATGACTACAAAATCTTTGGAGCCAACTGTGACGGCATGGCAGCGGAGATTGAAGATCATATC TACCAGGAGATAAAGGCCACCGATCTGAAGTATAAGAACAGAGTACGCAGCCGCATCAGCAACTTGAAGGACCCGAAGAACCCCGGGCTCCGCAAAAACGTCCTGGCCGGGAACATTGACCTGAGCCGCATCGCTGCCATGTCTGCTGAG GAAATGGCCAGTGACGAGCTGAAACAGCTGAGGAACGCCCTCACCCTGGAGGCCATCAGGGAGCACCAGATGGCCAAAACTGGTGGCACCTCCACTGACTTGCTGCAGTGCGGCAAGTGCAAGAAGAGGAACTGCACCTACAACCAG gtgcAGACACGCAGTGCTGACGAGCCAATGACCACATTTGTCCTGTGTAATGAATGTGGTAACCGCTGGAAG ttctgcTGA
- the tcea3 gene encoding transcription elongation factor A protein 3 isoform X2: MTREEDLIRIAKKLDKMVSRNNTEGAMDLLKELRGFNMTLKLLQETRIGMSVNGIRKHCTDEEVIALAKVLIKDWKRLLDSGCSEKSTEMKNGVDSSATAVSPNSSPSKTQSSHRRLDVKLKNDSNLDKKHLDKKTKEKHSDEHKNKKRHEDELRDVKHLEEPQESNKEKHLEESKKQKSVEDQHLETDNKKQKHVPDLQGEKYKTEPRKQRPLETPKKPRHLEEHQKGKYHEEHKKHRSDAKKDKLREDGRHERPANTPQQERLQSEPQREKPTDIHKTVFQRRGVLDGSILYPTRIPSPPRPARPPLLIKRPSLDVKIERKDGKDSSSRHTRPHASQPASPLAKQRPLLEAKNERKVPPDPNAPIAPLPLHLHPPPPRKEPPDPNAPLPPLPLHLHPPPPPKRPSLEGKKDRERSASDEWCKSEITALTKESLDSKPPSQKKQTSDHVKRDRKDSSDSKVSNKTSDEVKRERKDSSDGKQPPPKRPSLDVKKEKHRKDSCDSKPGQPVKRPSSDSKADRRDSTDAKKSCPLPAKKLTSERRDSHSSKTPQPGPPQRKPSTDSVESRKGKLEAPKTPTTPTSPMSPGFSSPGGPLSPHLATGDTVRDKCIEMLTAALRTDNDYKIFGANCDGMAAEIEDHIYQEIKATDLKYKNRVRSRISNLKDPKNPGLRKNVLAGNIDLSRIAAMSAEEMASDELKQLRNALTLEAIREHQMAKTGGTSTDLLQCGKCKKRNCTYNQVQTRSADEPMTTFVLCNECGNRWKFC; this comes from the exons ATGACGCGAGAGGAAGATCTCATCCGGATCGCAAAGAAACTGGACAAGATGGTGTCTAGGAATAACACG gAGGGCGCCATGGACCTGCTGAAAGAACTCAGAGGTTTCAACATGACCCTCAAACTTCTTCAG GAAACGAGGATAGGCATGTCCGTGAACGGGATCAGGAAGCACTGCACAGACGAGGAAGTCATTGCCTTGGCAAAGGTCCTTATCAAAGACTGGAAAAGACTCCTGG ACTCTGGCTGCTCTGAGAAATCAACTGAAATGAAGAATGGAGTGGACTCCAGCGCAACTGCAGTGTCTCCAAACAGCTCACCCTCCAAGACACAGAGTAG TCACAGGAGACTGGATGTCAAACTCAAGAATGACtcaaatcttgacaaaaaacacttggataaaaagacaaaagagaaacatAGCGATGAGCACAAGAACAAAAAGAGACACGAGGATGAACTCAGGGATGTAAAGCACTTGGAGGAGCCACAAGAAAGCAATAAAGAAAAGCATTTAGAAGAATCCAAGAAACAAAAATCCGTGGAGGATCAACACCTGGAGACAGACAACAAGAAACAGAAGCATGTTCCAGACCTGCAGGGTGAAAAATACAAGACAGAACCAAGGAAACAAAGACCATTAGAGACACCAAAAAAGCCGAGACACCTTGAAGAACATCAAAAGGGGAAGTACCACGAGGAGCACAAGAAGCACCGCAGTGACGCAAAGAAGGACAAGCTGAGGGAAGACGGCAGACATGAGAGGCCGGCGAATACACCGCAGCAAGAGAGACTGCAGAGTGAACCGCAGAGAGAGAAACCCACTGATATTCACAAGACAGTATTTCAAAG GAGAGGAGTCTTAGATGGCAGCATTCTGTATCCCACTCGGATCCCCTCTCCTCCCCGACCTGCTCGACCTCCTCTCCTGATCAAACGTCCCTCTTTGGATGTGAAAATAGAAAG GAAGGACGGTAAAGACTCTTCCTCCCGACATACGCGTCCTCACGCCTCTCAACCTGCCTCTCCTCTGGCAAAGCAACGACCTCTACTCGAGGCAAAGAATGAGAG GAAAGTTCCCCCGGACCCAAACGCTCCGATAGCTCCGCTCCCTCTTCACCTTCATCCACCTCCACCAAG AAAAGAGCCTCCCGACCCCaatgctcctcttcctccgctCCCTCTTCACCTTCACCCACCACCTCCTCCGAAGCGTCCCTCTCTAGAGGGGaaaaaggacagagagaggtcTGCATCAGATGAGTGGTGCAAGTCTGAAATCACTGCCTTGAC GAAGGAGTCGCTGGACTCGAAACCTCCGTCACAGAAGAAACAGACATCGGATCACgtgaagagagacag GAAAGACTCATCGGACAGCAAAGTCTCGAACAAAACCTCAGACGAAGTGAAACGAGAAAG gAAAGATTCCTCTGATGGTAAACAACCACCTCCCAAAAGGCCCAGCTTGGAtgtcaagaaagaaaaacacag GAAGGACTCCTGTGACTCAAAGCCTGGACAACCTGTGAAACGTCCCTCATCTGACTCCAAAGCGGACAG ACGTGACTCCACTGATGCAAAGAAAAGCTGTCCTCTACCAGCAAAGAAGCTAACGAGTGAAAG GAGAGACTCGCACAGCTCCAAGACCCCTCAGCCTGGACCTCCACAGAGGAAGCCCTCAACTGACAGTGTTGAAAG CAGGAAAGGAAAGCTCGAGGCTCCTAAAACTCCCACTACTCCCACCAGCCCCATGTCCCCCGGCTTCAGTTCTCCTGGAGGTCCACTGTCCCCACACCTGGCTACTGGAGACACCGTCAGAGACAAGTGCATTGAGATGCTGACAGCTGCCCTGCGCACGGACA ATGACTACAAAATCTTTGGAGCCAACTGTGACGGCATGGCAGCGGAGATTGAAGATCATATC TACCAGGAGATAAAGGCCACCGATCTGAAGTATAAGAACAGAGTACGCAGCCGCATCAGCAACTTGAAGGACCCGAAGAACCCCGGGCTCCGCAAAAACGTCCTGGCCGGGAACATTGACCTGAGCCGCATCGCTGCCATGTCTGCTGAG GAAATGGCCAGTGACGAGCTGAAACAGCTGAGGAACGCCCTCACCCTGGAGGCCATCAGGGAGCACCAGATGGCCAAAACTGGTGGCACCTCCACTGACTTGCTGCAGTGCGGCAAGTGCAAGAAGAGGAACTGCACCTACAACCAG gtgcAGACACGCAGTGCTGACGAGCCAATGACCACATTTGTCCTGTGTAATGAATGTGGTAACCGCTGGAAG ttctgcTGA